ggtgTGCTAAGTAGGTACAACAAATATGCTTCATGCAGTactgtttgaaatgtttgattaaaaattaaacGATAAAGCTagatttgtttattattattattgcttttatatttaatgcTGCAGCTTTCTTGTCTGGGTGCGGACAGCACTGAATCACCTGAAATGCAGCTCTAACACTTTCTGAGCACTATTCATGCAGGACTGGTAACCAAGCCCATAGGACAGTGCCTGGAAGGAGGTGgtgttctgctctgtgcccagAAGGGAACTGTTGTGAATGATGGAAAACTTCAGAAGCtattcagaaaagaaggaaaagagaacttCAGGCTACTGTGTTATTTCTTGACACAAATGATGTATAAGTTCTGTACACTGGAACCACATGTAGGCTGGACAAAACAGACATTAGAAGAGTTCTCCCAAAGGGGAAATGGTGCTAACTGGGACTTCTGCTCCTGTTACAGTTCAGAGACACTCcatcttgtttttaaatgtaaaataccAACTTGTAAATACTCCAACAGGACGTTTCCTGAGAGTAGAAAGAgcaagatttaattttgttcttgtgGTAAATGTGAAACAGGTAGATGTTTTCTAGCAGATTATGCATAAATGCTGAAATCTAGGAGCCAAACAGTGTTCCTTATCGTATTTCTTCATACCAGAAGGACTTGGATGAAGCTGTTGTATTTCTCCAAGTAGCTGCTCACCCAAAGCAAACCCCCTGCTGCATGAAGCTGTGCCTGTAGCACAGCCTTGGCTGAAGATGAGTGCCTCTCTGTCCATCAGTCGTGCTACTGTGCCACAAAGAACTGCCAAGTGCTGAGGACTCCTTACTACGCTTTGGCCAGCAGCAGTTGTGAACATAATGTAAAATATTCTAGGAAGACCCAGGATAAGCAGCCCAAGCAGGCACCTCTGCCTGGCTTCTCTAACATGTCTTACAGTGGTGCAAGGCTGAGAAGGCTGAAGAAGCTCAGGACTCAGTATAACCAGTTCTTTAATTACCAAACCAACTTGTTTACAAAGGAGaacagaattttgaaaatatttaattatactGTAAAAACAAATTGTGCTATAAAGAGCATTCTATAAAGAAAATGTATACATTCAATAAACTTAAACATTGAGAActtaaaaaggaagaactgaATAAATGACACATTGCAAGCGTTCTTGTATCTCTTTCATGCTCCCGGAAAGGTGTGTTGCAGAAGTGAGAAAAACTGCTGTAAGTATGGAGTTGGGTACATGGGGTCACGGGGAGCAGTTTTCCAGACTTCATTTGTACACCGTGGAAGAGCCCGTTCTGTCAGACCCGTGAAATTGATGTAATGCGTTACAGCtgcagcacctcactgctctgcaCACGGTGAATTACTGCATTGAGTAATTACTGCTTTCCCTTAAACCATGGAGGTTTTTGGAGTTCCTTTCTATCTGGTGCATGACTGTACATCTCAAGTGGCTTTTTCTCTTGTGGTTGTGGTTTCTGTTCCCTACGTATCCAAGGGTGCTATGTATTGCTTTTTTCCATGGCGCACTTTTAGATAGCCAAACAGTAAAAATTGGTGTCTTAAGCCTTATCTGCCACAATAACCAGCcgtataaataaatacacttatACATTTCTTGCCGTGTTGCTTCGTACATTAGTAATGAAATAGCAAAGCCCTAACGCAGACTTGAGCGCCGTACCTAGCCAGATACCTATGCGAGGTGTCACTGGACATCTCGTGCCTCAGGCCTCAGAGTGGAGACTGGGAAGCTAGCAGAAGGGAGGAAGTTCTGGTTCTCGATACTGCGGACTGAAGGCTGTTTTTAATTGACACTGATTGGAACGGCCTCACGTTGTTCATACAGCGCACTGGGGATGGGCTGCATTTCACCTCTTCCCGTGAGGGGTGGTAGGGAGCCAGACCTGAGCAGTCACTTGCATAGCAGGAAACTGCTGGGCCATCTGAGGAAGGAACAGGTAGGTGCTTTGACTCAATATATTTCTGtagttcaaaataaaatgcGCATCATggctacacacacacacgcactaAACAAATTCCAGAGAAATAACAGCATGCTCCATTCCTAAAGCAACAGGgatttatcatttaaaatagTGCACTCGGGATGAAGTGCAAAGAAGTCCTTACTTTCTGCTCGTTCTTCTGTGCAGTGATGCATTTACAACAGAGCTGGATTATTTAAAAACTCAAACCTTCCGGTCTTTAAAACATATCTAACAATGACATAGTCATTAAATTTCTTTAGAGTAAATTTGCCTTGAAAGCAAATGGAATGTGgtgaaacatggaaaaaaaataaaaaaaatcaatgcataattttgttttaggagaaaaatattttatgtgaaaGAGGTTAAGAAATCTAAATCTTTCAAGCAAGTTGAATAAAACATTAACGTTAGGTGAGTCTGAACTAGAGTGCCCACGTGcagtttttttcctagtttgtCCTTCTGAAAAGTTAATTTCTGtagcaaaatgttttattttagacAGTATTAACCCTGTGAATTATTGGAAATTTGACCCTTCTgaaaataccagcttttcttCCCAATGCTTTAAGTATTAGTAATTCCTTTTTCCAACACCATAAAAAGAAGAGCTTTGAAGGTACAGCACCCCAAATGCTTCTTCGTGGGCACCAGTCTTTGGGCTGATTGATATATATAACTTTAAGTTATATCATGAGATTTGCACAGTAGCattctgaaagagaaagcagaagggtGAGTTACTCCTTGGAAAAGCTCTATGTGCCTGCCTCAGCCTACTGCTGGCTCAGTGGTTGTAGCTTTGTAATATGTTTGTATCTAACTGGAAAGACTGATAGAGCTCATCGGTGTGGACACCATCAGTGTCATAGAACTGGTTATCTGTAAGGGTAAGGCTGTTCTGATGGTTCTGGAGAGGGTTGGTTGATAGTCTTGAATCACTTAAAACTTCTTGGTCTAGAAAGCTGCTGTAAACTGCTGTATCAGCTACATTTGGTTGTGAACTGAAGGGAGTGCTGCCAGGCGCTGCCACAGGTGGACATGTTGCAggcacctgatggagctgctgcctgtggtTGCTTACATTTAACATCTGAGTATACTTTTCAAAGTTGAGACTGGTGCAGTTCATGTCATTGGTCTCCATGTTCATGATGCTTGCAGCAGTGGCACTGGCCTGATGAGTGCCCTGGACGATGCTGCTACTGGAAACACTCTGCATGTCTGCAGCTGACACCAACGCTGCTCCCATCCCATTTGTGTTGCCAAAATTCCTGTAAAAACTGGAATCCTTCTCATCAGGCCAGTTCAGTGGGTTATCGTGGTAGGCCGGGAGAGAGCTACTGCCCTGAGCACCAGGCTGAGGCACTTCCGCTGTGAAGCTGTTGTGTGAGTGCATGCTGAGCAGGCTGCTGGCTGAAGGGGAGGGGCTgtacagctgctgccagcaggaatgGAGTGTGTCCTGCTTCCCAGGGCCAAGCTGCGCAGGCTGGGTGGGCATCTGGCTGCATGCAGGGTACATCTGACTGGAGCTCGCCAGTGTTCCTAGCCCAGGCAGCATCAGCGTAGGTGAAAACATATTTGGttctgtgaaaaggaaagataTTACTGAATTCTTATACCATTTTTTATGTTAAGTTACAaatggttaaaaagaaaaaagaaagcaaaactacTGCTAGCTTAATGTGATTACCTGTGGACCAGCACTTGTTCAAATGCTGTCCAGGTACACTATACTTCTGGACAGCTACGTGCCTTGTTCCCCTTCTAAGGGAACAGCttacatttaaataaagattGGTAGGCTTACTTTACAGGAAGAAAACCTTTAGAAAATATTACAGGTTCCAAGCAAAGAGATGGGGAGCCCAAGAACTGAGCCTTTTGTCTGAAAGAAGGTGTCTGAACCTAGCGAAAATCAGCACTTTCCTAAAGCTACATTTAAGTAGCAACTAAAGGAAGTAATCCTTAAAGAGGCTTTTAACataattttgatttcatttacatttaatcTTTATGTTGAAAGGACTATAGTGCTCTCCTGGGGAAAGAGAAAGTTCCAGCTGAGGAGTAGTGAGAGACTACTACTGCTGCTGCCTTGGAAACTTCAGTGCTCCCTCCTGAAAGTGCCAGCCTCTCCCCTCAGCAATCAGAAGCTGTCTGCTTCCATCTGCTGCTGGACTGAGACACGCGAGCAGAAATTTACCTTTCTTAATCAGCTTTCCTTCAGGGTTGACAGTGGGGATAGGAGCCGCTTTTGGCCTCTCTGTCACAGCTGATCCTGTGACAGAAGAAAGCATGAATCTACTTTGAAggtttgcttttaaacaaaatgattcTTCGTAACTGTTACATTtactcagacaaaaaaaaaaaggatgagtATTTTCCTTACCACAGTCCTGTATGAGTTTTTGCCAAGCCAGTGTTGATCTTTGCCTTTTTGCTTTGTTGCCATACGGATCTACAATGAAAGGAGTGGGATGAAAAAATGTGTTAATTAAAATACCCTTGGAAATAATTTGTAAAAAGAAGTTTCTAAAACTTGACTAGTGGCTCCCTATTGtagtaaaatgtatttaaagagAAGTATTTGAGATATGGctatactttaaaaaaacaaagaagtgttATTAACCATAACTCgatattttcactgaaaaagagaGCAAATTGGCTATTGTTAGCTTTAGAAAAAACTCCAAGATCTACATTGT
This genomic stretch from Meleagris gallopavo isolate NT-WF06-2002-E0010 breed Aviagen turkey brand Nicholas breeding stock chromosome 2, Turkey_5.1, whole genome shotgun sequence harbors:
- the REL gene encoding proto-oncogene c-Rel; its protein translation is MGKLTNIVSLGQIMKYSTQFYYLLKPYHVYFSFQNLGIQCVKKKDLKESISLRISKKINPFNVPEEQLHNIDEYDLNVVRLCFQAFLPDEHGNYTLALPPLISNPIYDNRAPNTAELRICRVNKNCGSVKGGDEIFLLCDKVQKDDIEVRFVLDNWEAKGSFSQADVHRQVAIVFRTPPFLRDITEPITVKMQLRRPSDQEVSEPMDFRYLPDEKDPYGNKAKRQRSTLAWQKLIQDCGSAVTERPKAAPIPTVNPEGKLIKKEPNMFSPTLMLPGLGTLASSSQMYPACSQMPTQPAQLGPGKQDTLHSCWQQLYSPSPSASSLLSMHSHNSFTAEVPQPGAQGSSSLPAYHDNPLNWPDEKDSSFYRNFGNTNGMGAALVSAADMQSVSSSSIVQGTHQASATAASIMNMETNDMNCTSLNFEKYTQMLNVSNHRQQLHQVPATCPPVAAPGSTPFSSQPNVADTAVYSSFLDQEVLSDSRLSTNPLQNHQNSLTLTDNQFYDTDGVHTDELYQSFQLDTNILQSYNH